Proteins found in one Sporosarcina sp. FSL K6-3457 genomic segment:
- a CDS encoding biotin/lipoyl-binding carrier protein, translating into MTEVKATMAGTVFTVNVAVGEEVAAGQVVLVLESMKMEIPIEAETAGKVAAINVQVGDFVNEEDVLATIEA; encoded by the coding sequence ATGACTGAAGTAAAAGCAACGATGGCAGGTACCGTATTTACGGTCAATGTAGCAGTAGGTGAAGAAGTGGCGGCAGGGCAAGTTGTGCTTGTGTTGGAATCTATGAAAATGGAAATACCGATTGAAGCAGAAACAGCTGGAAAAGTAGCAGCTATTAACGTGCAAGTCGGCGATTTCGTGAACGAAGAAGATGTTTTGGCCACAATCGAAGCGTAA
- a CDS encoding acetyl-CoA carboxylase biotin carboxylase subunit, giving the protein MHKVLIANRGEIALRIIKTCQRLGIQTVAIHSEADVDMPFVKEADEAFLLGPAQVQQSYLKADDIIDIAVRVGVDAIHPGYGLLSENAEFVRKVQQAGMIFIGPDADTIDKMGDKIGSRVTMQAAGVPVVPGTDEGIATLEEAVQAAVNIGYPIMLKASAGGGGIGMVRCESEQALSQHFESVKTRAKAYFGDDVVFLEKFIANARHIEVQIFGDNQGNVVHLFERNCSVQRRNQKVIEESPSPCLPEETRQRLFQAAVDAAQAVGYKNAGTVEFIVDDNNHIYFLEMNTRLQVEHPVTELVVGYDLVEWQIEVAKGNELPVKNQQAIQSNGHAIEYRIYAEDPVKFMPSPGTIGKLDWGDATGIRIDAGYVEGGKVTPFYDPLIAKVIVHAATRAEAIQQSQVFLAQVDIQGLKTNIPLFTEFLPSEEFGTGDYSTAALPTWLERQKEEKNND; this is encoded by the coding sequence ATGCATAAAGTGTTGATTGCGAATCGTGGGGAGATTGCGCTTAGGATCATCAAAACTTGTCAGCGTCTTGGCATTCAAACGGTTGCGATCCATTCGGAAGCGGATGTGGATATGCCATTCGTCAAGGAGGCAGATGAGGCGTTTTTGCTAGGGCCTGCACAAGTTCAACAATCGTATTTAAAAGCGGATGATATTATTGATATTGCCGTTCGTGTAGGAGTAGACGCGATTCATCCGGGGTATGGATTGCTGTCTGAGAATGCGGAATTTGTACGTAAAGTCCAGCAGGCAGGTATGATTTTCATTGGGCCTGACGCGGATACAATCGATAAAATGGGGGATAAGATTGGTTCGCGTGTGACGATGCAAGCGGCTGGGGTGCCGGTTGTTCCTGGAACTGATGAAGGGATTGCCACTTTGGAAGAAGCGGTGCAAGCCGCGGTAAATATAGGCTATCCAATTATGTTGAAAGCGAGTGCGGGTGGTGGAGGAATTGGCATGGTCCGCTGTGAAAGTGAGCAAGCGCTCAGTCAGCACTTCGAATCTGTCAAAACTCGTGCTAAAGCCTATTTTGGCGATGATGTTGTTTTTCTCGAAAAGTTCATTGCGAACGCACGTCATATTGAAGTGCAGATTTTTGGGGACAATCAAGGCAATGTCGTCCATTTGTTCGAGCGTAATTGTTCGGTACAGCGTCGCAACCAGAAAGTGATTGAGGAATCACCTTCGCCGTGCTTGCCGGAAGAAACAAGGCAACGTCTATTTCAAGCGGCAGTCGATGCAGCGCAGGCAGTTGGTTATAAAAATGCAGGGACAGTCGAATTTATTGTCGATGACAACAATCATATCTATTTTCTTGAAATGAATACACGACTTCAGGTCGAACATCCAGTAACAGAATTAGTGGTGGGCTACGACCTTGTTGAATGGCAAATTGAAGTCGCGAAGGGTAATGAGTTGCCGGTGAAAAATCAGCAGGCTATTCAGTCAAATGGTCACGCCATTGAATATCGTATCTATGCAGAAGATCCGGTCAAATTCATGCCATCACCGGGGACTATTGGGAAACTCGACTGGGGAGATGCAACGGGTATCCGAATTGATGCTGGATACGTCGAAGGTGGTAAAGTGACACCGTTTTACGATCCATTAATTGCGAAGGTTATTGTGCATGCTGCGACTCGGGCTGAAGCGATACAGCAATCACAGGTGTTTCTCGCACAAGTAGATATTCAAGGTTTGAAAACAAATATACCGTTATTTACTGAATTCCTACCATCTGAGGAATTCGGAACAGGTGACTATTCAACGGCAGCGCTACCGACTTGGCTCGAACGACAAAAGGAGGAAAAAAACAATGACTGA
- a CDS encoding enoyl-CoA hydratase/isomerase family protein — MSYNIQIENSIATFTIDRPEMRNAVNGAVMEGLEQFLEQIEDNSAIAFAVITGAGDRAFCSGGDLAEFHGFRTAEEAFPMLSKMAGLLYRVATLPMPVIAVVNGAAVGGGCEIATACDYRLVSSSTKAGFIQGTLAITTGWGGATLLFEKDGKHDRVFRLLSEAEIHTADQLLAAGWATELYEGSAEEGLKNFLAKMSRVHPSVHRAYKTVAIRKWTADFMRDRMLEEARQCSLLWESEAHHEAVDQFLSKK; from the coding sequence ATGTCTTACAACATTCAGATTGAAAACAGCATCGCCACATTTACGATTGATCGACCTGAAATGCGCAACGCGGTGAATGGGGCAGTTATGGAAGGGCTTGAACAATTTCTGGAACAAATTGAGGACAATTCAGCTATTGCCTTCGCAGTCATTACGGGTGCGGGTGACCGAGCGTTTTGTTCGGGAGGAGATTTAGCTGAATTTCATGGCTTTCGCACGGCTGAAGAAGCGTTTCCGATGCTAAGCAAAATGGCTGGTTTGTTGTATCGAGTGGCGACGTTACCGATGCCTGTGATTGCTGTCGTTAATGGTGCTGCGGTTGGTGGGGGCTGTGAAATCGCCACAGCCTGTGATTACCGACTTGTTTCATCGAGCACGAAAGCGGGATTCATCCAGGGAACGTTGGCAATTACAACGGGATGGGGTGGTGCGACGCTGCTGTTTGAAAAAGACGGGAAGCATGATCGTGTGTTCCGCCTGCTATCAGAAGCAGAAATCCATACGGCGGATCAGCTGTTGGCTGCTGGCTGGGCTACAGAGCTCTATGAAGGTAGCGCGGAAGAAGGGTTGAAGAATTTTCTAGCTAAAATGTCTAGGGTTCATCCATCGGTTCACCGTGCTTATAAGACGGTAGCGATTCGAAAGTGGACGGCTGATTTCATGCGAGACCGCATGCTCGAAGAAGCGCGTCAATGCTCTCTCCTATGGGAAAGTGAAGCACATCATGAGGCGGTAGACCAGTTTTTATCGAAAAAATAA
- the rpmF gene encoding 50S ribosomal protein L32: protein MAVPKRRTSKTVKNKRRTHYKLQVPGMTTCTNCGEIKLAHRICKSCGQYKGKEVIGE from the coding sequence ATGGCTGTACCAAAAAGAAGAACATCCAAAACAGTTAAAAACAAGCGCCGTACGCATTATAAATTGCAAGTACCGGGAATGACTACTTGTACTAACTGTGGCGAAATTAAATTGGCTCACCGCATTTGTAAATCATGCGGTCAATACAAAGGAAAAGAAGTAATAGGCGAATAA
- a CDS encoding YceD family protein: protein MKWSIHQLQKYRQGAMPLDEAVDLESVKIRNPEIRNITPVRVTGSCTIGSKKLTCRFRLEGTMTLPCSRTWEDVELPFVIEADEQFSWDETILAADDEIHPVVGETIDLTPVFEELVLLEVPLQIFSPNADDMKEAKGQGWSYTTDEAYNAKLREEMATKVDPRLAGLAKFFESKDE, encoded by the coding sequence ATGAAATGGTCAATCCATCAATTACAGAAATACAGGCAAGGTGCGATGCCGCTTGACGAAGCTGTCGACCTTGAATCCGTTAAAATACGGAATCCGGAAATCCGGAATATTACGCCTGTCCGCGTGACCGGAAGTTGTACAATCGGTTCTAAGAAATTGACCTGCCGATTCCGGCTTGAAGGTACAATGACATTGCCTTGTTCCCGTACATGGGAAGATGTAGAGTTACCGTTTGTCATCGAAGCTGATGAACAATTTAGCTGGGATGAAACGATTCTCGCGGCAGACGATGAAATCCATCCCGTAGTGGGAGAGACTATCGATCTGACCCCTGTCTTTGAGGAGCTCGTCCTCCTTGAAGTGCCACTTCAGATTTTCAGCCCTAATGCTGATGACATGAAAGAAGCTAAAGGACAAGGCTGGTCATATACAACCGACGAGGCGTACAATGCCAAACTCCGTGAGGAAATGGCAACGAAAGTGGATCCAAGACTTGCCGGTTTGGCAAAATTCTTTGAATCCAAGGACGAATAA
- a CDS encoding nucleotidyltransferase has translation MTTLKATGIVVEYNPFHNGHLHHARQAKNITGADVVIAVMSGNFLQRGEPAFIDKWARTKAALANGVDIVFELPYAFATATAPIFAKGAIQLLDAAQCSAFCFGSEDGEIGPLERSLQLIQQTGTSYEQTVKEAVSRGLSYPKALNEAYIAATKSSAIEGTLADLSKPNNILGFHYMESALAIQSTMTATTIPRIVAQYHEDAIIGNQIASATGIRKSFFELNTLAAVTDFIPHITREVLLDWQSTQQSFGHWASFYPQLRFTILREGPERLRTIADITEGIENLLYRAAATHETFEGFMSEVKSKRYTWTRIQRMLTHIFTGFTSAMRRNMTSPSYLRLLGMTQAGRLYLNEHKKRLKLPVISKAAAFSNPSLTFDIHASDMYALGISNGTSRCHIGADYDTHPIIIK, from the coding sequence GTGACAACTTTGAAAGCAACAGGAATTGTTGTCGAATATAATCCGTTCCACAACGGACATTTACATCATGCACGACAAGCAAAAAATATCACCGGAGCAGATGTTGTCATTGCCGTCATGAGTGGCAACTTCCTGCAACGCGGAGAACCCGCATTTATTGATAAGTGGGCACGGACGAAGGCAGCCTTGGCTAACGGCGTTGACATCGTTTTTGAGCTTCCTTACGCATTTGCCACTGCAACTGCCCCAATCTTCGCGAAGGGCGCTATCCAGCTACTAGATGCTGCACAGTGCAGTGCTTTTTGCTTCGGCAGTGAGGACGGAGAGATTGGACCACTTGAAAGAAGCCTTCAACTCATTCAACAAACTGGCACTAGCTATGAGCAAACTGTAAAAGAAGCCGTCAGCCGAGGACTTAGCTATCCAAAAGCTTTAAACGAAGCCTATATAGCAGCTACCAAGTCTTCAGCAATTGAAGGAACGCTTGCTGATTTGTCAAAACCTAATAATATATTAGGCTTTCATTATATGGAATCGGCTCTTGCCATTCAGTCAACAATGACCGCCACAACAATTCCTCGTATTGTTGCGCAATATCATGAGGATGCAATTATTGGCAATCAAATTGCAAGCGCTACGGGAATTAGAAAGTCCTTTTTTGAATTAAACACCTTAGCAGCTGTTACAGATTTCATCCCACATATAACACGAGAAGTGCTCCTTGACTGGCAGTCCACACAGCAGTCATTCGGGCATTGGGCATCTTTCTATCCACAGCTACGTTTCACCATTTTGCGTGAAGGACCTGAACGCCTGAGGACGATTGCCGACATCACAGAGGGCATCGAGAACCTGCTGTACCGCGCAGCAGCCACTCACGAGACATTTGAAGGCTTCATGAGTGAAGTCAAATCCAAAAGGTACACCTGGACACGTATCCAACGTATGCTGACACATATTTTTACCGGCTTCACATCTGCTATGCGTAGGAACATGACAAGCCCTTCCTACCTGCGATTGCTCGGGATGACACAAGCTGGAAGACTTTATTTGAATGAACATAAAAAAAGGCTCAAGCTGCCTGTTATTAGCAAGGCAGCAGCCTTTTCAAATCCTTCTTTAACATTCGATATCCATGCATCGGATATGTATGCGCTTGGCATCAGCAACGGGACTTCCCGGTGCCATATCGGTGCCGATTACGATACACACCCGATTATAATCAAGTGA
- a CDS encoding SepM family pheromone-processing serine protease, translating to MRKKRLGLMGVVLVILAILLVYPMDTYISQPGGAYNLEPLVEVVDGDQDDQGTFSLMTISVAKATPFSYTLAKLSDEKKILPANKVRRDGEDDTEYNIRQKRMMSGSQFNAITVAFDKAKLPVDIKFNGIFVMMVLDEGAAAGVLEAGDRIHAVDGVLLEESGQFFTLMGEKKLGDEVLLSVERDDKLRDITITLKEIPGSEGRAGLGVQFEEDRELTTNPKVDFQTSNIGGPSAGLMFTLEIMNQLLDEDLTKGYNIAGTGEMLEDGTVGRIGGADFKVIAASRKGIEIFFAPADDLPEEVREKNPGILTNYEEAVKTAEKIGTTMKIVPVKTIDDALDYLAGLEEK from the coding sequence TTGAGAAAGAAAAGACTTGGTCTGATGGGCGTAGTGCTTGTCATTTTGGCTATTTTACTTGTTTACCCGATGGACACGTATATATCGCAACCGGGTGGAGCGTATAATTTAGAGCCGCTTGTTGAAGTGGTGGATGGGGATCAGGATGATCAAGGAACGTTCAGTCTCATGACGATTTCTGTTGCGAAGGCAACGCCATTTTCTTATACGTTGGCGAAGTTATCGGATGAGAAGAAAATCCTGCCCGCTAATAAAGTGAGAAGAGATGGAGAAGATGATACAGAATACAATATCCGACAGAAGAGAATGATGTCTGGCTCACAGTTTAACGCCATTACTGTTGCATTTGACAAAGCAAAACTGCCTGTTGATATAAAATTTAATGGAATTTTTGTCATGATGGTACTTGATGAAGGTGCAGCGGCTGGTGTGCTGGAGGCGGGCGATCGAATTCATGCAGTAGACGGAGTTCTTCTTGAAGAATCTGGCCAGTTTTTTACATTGATGGGCGAGAAAAAGCTTGGAGATGAAGTGTTGCTGTCCGTGGAAAGGGACGATAAACTACGGGATATCACCATTACTTTGAAAGAGATTCCAGGCAGTGAAGGTCGTGCGGGACTTGGTGTCCAATTCGAAGAGGATCGAGAACTGACAACGAATCCTAAAGTTGATTTTCAAACTTCGAATATCGGAGGTCCTTCCGCGGGTTTAATGTTCACACTTGAGATTATGAATCAGCTACTCGATGAAGACTTAACAAAAGGTTATAATATCGCCGGAACTGGAGAAATGTTGGAGGATGGGACTGTTGGACGTATTGGTGGTGCTGATTTTAAAGTCATTGCCGCGTCACGCAAAGGTATAGAAATTTTCTTTGCACCAGCCGATGATTTGCCGGAGGAAGTAAGGGAGAAAAATCCAGGAATCCTCACCAACTATGAAGAAGCTGTAAAAACAGCTGAAAAAATAGGCACGACTATGAAAATCGTGCCGGTGAAAACGATTGATGATGCATTGGATTATTTAGCAGGATTAGAAGAAAAATAA
- the coaD gene encoding pantetheine-phosphate adenylyltransferase, translating to MSKIAVVPGSFDPLTNGHLDIIKRAARVFDEVNVVVMNNSAKNSLFTAEERIELIRVVTASIPNVKVEASAGLMIDYAKSIGATAVVRGLRAVTDFEYEMQITSMNRVLDESIETFFIMTNNQYSFLSSSIVKEVAKYGGAISELVPKQVEEALKKKFEA from the coding sequence ATGTCTAAAATTGCGGTTGTGCCGGGAAGTTTCGATCCATTGACAAATGGGCATCTTGATATTATCAAGCGAGCGGCGCGAGTGTTTGACGAAGTGAATGTCGTCGTGATGAATAATTCAGCAAAGAATTCGCTTTTCACCGCTGAAGAGCGAATAGAACTGATTCGAGTTGTCACAGCTTCGATTCCGAATGTGAAAGTTGAGGCATCAGCTGGGCTGATGATTGATTATGCGAAAAGTATTGGTGCAACGGCTGTTGTTCGTGGTCTGCGGGCTGTTACAGACTTTGAATATGAAATGCAAATTACGTCTATGAACCGTGTGCTTGATGAAAGTATCGAAACGTTCTTCATTATGACGAATAATCAGTATTCATTTTTGAGCTCAAGCATTGTCAAAGAAGTGGCGAAGTATGGTGGTGCTATTTCTGAGCTAGTACCAAAGCAAGTGGAAGAAGCGTTGAAAAAGAAATTTGAGGCGTGA
- the rsmD gene encoding 16S rRNA (guanine(966)-N(2))-methyltransferase RsmD, which produces MRIVAGTMKGIPLKSLAGTDTRPTSDKVKESIFNRIGPYFDGGVAVELFGGSGSLSLEALSRGVDEAFVFEKNVKACAIIKANAEKCRFTEQLHIQRADARNAVSVLQATQKKAKLLFLDPPYAETAFYELARDFAEAGLLTDNAAIVCEHDKQFVLPESYGQYHKIKSSVYGNIAVSIYEK; this is translated from the coding sequence TTGAGGATTGTTGCAGGGACAATGAAAGGCATTCCATTGAAGTCATTAGCAGGTACGGACACTCGCCCAACATCTGACAAAGTTAAAGAATCAATCTTTAATAGGATTGGGCCTTACTTTGATGGGGGAGTGGCTGTTGAACTATTTGGCGGTAGTGGTTCTCTTTCCCTCGAGGCGTTGTCGAGGGGAGTGGATGAGGCATTCGTTTTCGAAAAAAATGTTAAAGCGTGTGCCATTATTAAGGCCAATGCGGAAAAATGTCGATTCACGGAACAGTTACATATTCAGCGGGCAGATGCGCGTAATGCGGTTAGCGTCTTGCAGGCGACTCAGAAAAAAGCTAAGCTACTTTTTCTCGATCCTCCTTACGCAGAAACAGCATTTTACGAGTTGGCAAGGGACTTCGCGGAGGCAGGTTTGCTGACGGACAATGCTGCAATTGTCTGTGAGCACGACAAGCAATTTGTATTACCGGAATCATACGGTCAGTATCACAAAATTAAAAGTTCAGTGTATGGAAATATCGCTGTATCTATTTATGAGAAATGA
- a CDS encoding DUF7147 family protein encodes MILNQQFIELGEGFGDIYELCELINTNSSRLHRTFILAAPTPSGHALSLAVALEPANEGFFMPVYICREGIIQNDATKSKRRLLFEEAAEKAGSIPVYIEVKHSTEFAERVLFFQYVTGILRLNHLLPPLR; translated from the coding sequence ATGATTTTAAATCAGCAATTTATAGAGCTAGGTGAAGGCTTTGGTGATATTTACGAATTATGTGAGCTTATTAACACAAATAGTAGCCGTTTACACAGGACATTCATCCTAGCTGCACCAACACCATCTGGCCATGCCTTATCACTCGCAGTAGCTCTTGAACCTGCAAACGAAGGTTTCTTCATGCCCGTGTACATTTGCAGAGAAGGTATTATCCAAAATGATGCGACTAAATCAAAACGTAGATTGCTCTTTGAAGAAGCTGCTGAAAAGGCCGGTAGTATACCTGTTTATATCGAAGTAAAACATTCTACAGAGTTCGCTGAACGGGTCCTATTCTTTCAGTACGTGACAGGCATTCTACGTCTCAATCATCTGCTCCCACCTTTACGATAA
- a CDS encoding YlbG family protein produces MVERQGIIVYLQHLKQAKSFRKYGHVHYISRKMKYVVLYCNKEEIDTVISKIERLPSVKKVLPSYRPYVKTEYENAKPDKAKEYDYKAGL; encoded by the coding sequence ATGGTCGAACGTCAAGGAATTATCGTCTATCTTCAACATTTAAAACAAGCAAAATCATTTCGAAAGTATGGTCATGTACATTATATATCACGTAAAATGAAGTATGTTGTCCTTTATTGCAATAAGGAGGAGATCGATACAGTCATTAGTAAAATAGAACGCCTCCCATCGGTGAAAAAAGTATTGCCATCTTATCGGCCATATGTCAAAACTGAATATGAAAATGCAAAACCAGATAAGGCAAAAGAATATGATTATAAGGCTGGATTATAA